In the genome of Eriocheir sinensis breed Jianghai 21 chromosome 44, ASM2467909v1, whole genome shotgun sequence, one region contains:
- the LOC126980562 gene encoding rRNA methyltransferase 3, mitochondrial-like: MLGLPGRVLGLVGGAAPLRVWARGRRVLTRRPVRVHVKDEGGEVLRRYEEMLKGAQKTTQGADQPKSAGAEQSTKAAFDADPDKALRNGIRYKLLAQAKDYERKLLENTQSRKYRSEHQLFVAEGYRIIREALQHGATPEAVYFSRLKLVSALRASPSKLTLEDVHALSDLPLIRAPYKTLQTWSSVTTSPGIVGVFKIPTSSPSPHTTTASTKQPLTLVLDELREPSNLGGVLRTAAAVGVTQVLLLKGCCDPWETKVVRAGCGAHFRLRLTPKVTWDTLTTHVPEDAQIFLADVCRAEDLLEDSRDEVEGELHATNTDRQDVNSLGSLSENLYELDEEGNKVLVDLSYNDPQHLELYSNVRLPTLSYDRLGLRGSGGGGAVLVIGGETGVSNAAKKFVADNSGSKVTVPLANGMDSLNVGVASGVILYAMQRQLHEIATQMEKARFEGGG; encoded by the exons atgctgGGGCTGCCGGGGCGTGTGCTGGGGCTCGTCGGGGGAGCGGCACCCCTGCGAGTGTGGGCGCGGGGGCGGAGGGTGCTGACGAGGCGGCCGGTGCGCGTACACGTGAAGGATGAGGGCGGGGAAGTGCTGCGCCGCTACGAGGAGATGCTGAAGGGGGCGCAGAAGACGACACAGGGCGCGG ATCAGCCAAAGAGTGCAGGTGCGGAACAGAGCACCAAAGCAGCTTTCGATGCAGACCCCGACAAGGCGCTGAGAAATGGCATCCGTTACAAGCTCTTAGCACAGGCCAAGGACTATGAGAG AAAGCTCTTGGAAAACACCCAGTCTCGGAAGTACCGCTCCGAGCACCAGCTGTTTGTGGCGGAAGGTTATCGCATCATCCGCGAGGCCCTGCAGCATGGTGCCACCCCAGAGGCTGTGTATTTCTCACGTCTCAAGCTTGTGTCAGCGCTCAGAGCCTCGCCGTCCAAGCTGACCCTAGAGGACGTCCATGCTCTGAGTGACCTGCCGCTGATCAGGGCGCCCTACAAGACCCTGCAGACCTGGTCCTCGGTCACCACCTCCCCAGGGATTGTGG GAGTTTTCAAAATCCCCACATCAAGTCCAtcccctcacaccaccaccgcctccaccaagCAGCCCTTGACGTTGGTTCTTGATGAGCTGCGTGAGCCCAGTAACCTCGGGGGTGTCTTACGCACGGCTGCTGCTGTCGGCGTCACCCAAGTACTGCTCCTCAAAG GCTGCTGTGACCCCTGGGAGACCAAGGTGGTGAGGGCCGGCTGTGGGGCTCACTTCCGCCTCAGACTAACGCCAAAAGTCACCTGGGACACACTCACCACCCATGTGCCTGAGGACGCCCAGATCTTCCTGGCTGATGTGTGCCGGGCGGAGGACTTGTTGGAGGACTCGAGAGATGAGGTGGAGGGTGAACTGCATgctacaaacacagacagacaggatgtGAATAGTCTTGGCAGCTTGAGCGAGAATCTTTATGAGTTAGACGAAGAAGGCAACAAAGTACTGGTCGACCTCAGCTATAACGACCCACAGCATCTCGAGCTCTACTCCAATGTGCGTCTTCCTACCCTCAGCTATGACAGACTGGGGCTAAGggggtctggaggaggaggagctgtactTGTAATCGGAGGAGAGACGGGAGTGAGTAACGCTGCTAAGAAGTTTGTTGCGGATAACTCTGGCAGTAAAGTGACCGTTCCGCTGGCTAATGGGATGGACAGCTTGAATGTGGGAGTGGCATCAGGTGTCATCCTTTACGCAATGCAGAGACAGCTCCATGAAATTGCCACTCAAATGGAAAAGGCGAGATTTGAAGGTGGAGGATAA
- the LOC126980560 gene encoding probable 4-coumarate--CoA ligase 1: MGVYRYLSRARLLSLPRQALPLPQSAARACSTGVIRSPFPDVTIPEISITKYLFDTQEQYAAKPALVNGITGHTITHGEFRDQCLRLGSALTRLDVAKGDVVGLISPNCPEFAITMYGVASIGAITTTVSSAYLADGIATQLSCSGATVVVTHKGVLPEVLKACRACEDMRHIIVIGAGPEEVQQGLLAFHDLVKDDGKAFPHSLQINPREDVVVLPYSSGTTGLPKGVMLTHYNLVANMHQLQHDDISTLRDNRGEHQEVFLGILPYFHIYGMVPCMGISLVTGSKTVTLPFLKAELFINTVEKYKITYLHTVPPILDFLASSDLVKPELLKQTHTVMCGAAPIGPTLITELLNKFGDKIYFQEGYGMTEASPVTHVTPRSKFVKGSTGVAIPNTLTKIVDLSTGKTLLPNGGEGELCVKGPQVMKGYYKNEEATRETIDPDGWLHTGDIARMDAEQNVFIVDRLKELIKVKGLQVAPAELEDLIRQLPDVADVAVVGMPVDSAAGEAPRAFVVVPPGSPLTLKAIQDFVESKVPAHKKLSGGLEFVDAIPRSPAGKILRRELKARALDRMTQ; encoded by the exons ATGGGTGTGTACCGATACCTCTCCAGGGctcgcctcctctccctgccGCGCCAGGCCCTGCCCCTGCCGCAGTCCGCCGCCAGGGCCTGCAGCACGGGGGTCATCAGGTCACCCTTCCCGGACGTCACCATCCCGGAGATCTCCATCACCAAGTACTTGTTCGACACCCAGGAGCAGTACGCGGCCAAGCCAGCCCTG GTCAATGGCATCACCGGACACACTATTACCCACGGGGAGTTTCGAGACCAGTGCCTCCGCCTGGGCAGCGCGTTAACCCGGCTGGACGTGGCAAAAGGGGATGTGGTGGGCCTCATCTCCCCTAACTGCCCGGAGTTCGCGATCACCATGTACGGCGTGGCCTCCATcggcgccatcaccaccaccgtcagcagCGCCTATCTAGCAG ACGGGATCGCCACCCAGCTCTCCTGCAGCGGGGCAACAGTGGTGGTGACCCATAAGGGGGTGCTGCCGGAGGTGCTGAAGGCGTGCCGGGCGTGTGAGGACATGCGGCACATCATCGTCATCGGGGCGGGGCCGGAGGAGGTGCAGCAGGGACTTCTCGCCTTCCATGACCTGGTGAAGGATGACGGCAAGGCTTTCCCACACTCTCTCCag aTCAACCCTCGGGAGGACGTGGTGGTGCTGCCCTACTCCTCGGGGACCACTGGCCTGCCCAAGGGGGTCATGCTCACACACTACAACCTCGTGGCCAACATGCACCAGCTCCAGCATGACGATATCTCCACACTCAGGGACAACAGAG GCGAGCATCAAGAGGTGTTCCTGGGCATCCTCCCCTACTTCCACATCTACGGCATGGTGCCCTGCATGGGGATCTCCCTCGTGACGGGCTCCAAGACGGTCACGCTGCCATTCCTCAAGGCGGAGCTCTTCATCAACACTGTGGAAAAGTACAAG ATCACCTACCTCCACACCGTGCCTCCCATCCTGGACTTCCTTGCCAGCAGTGACTTGGTGAAACCCGAGCTCCTGAAGCAGACCCACACAGTGATGTGCGGCGCCGCGCCCATCGGCCCCACACTCATCACGGAGCTGCTCAACAAGTTTGGGGACAAAATATACTTCCAGGAAG GCTACGGCATGACTGAAGCATCGCCAGTGACCCACGTGACCCCGAGAAGCAAATTCGTGAAGGGGTCAACTGGTGTGGCCATACCAAACACCCTCACCAAGATCGTCGACCTGTCCACCGGGAAGACACTCCTACccaacgggggggagggggagctctGCGTGAAGGGCCCCCAGGTCATGAAGGGCTACTACAAGAACGAGGAAGCTACACGGGAGACCATTGACCCTGATGGATGGCTGCATACGGGGGATATTGCACGAATGGACGCGGAGCAGAATGTGTTTATTGTTGACCGTCTGAAGGAGCTGATCAAAGTGAAGGGCTTACAG GTCGCCCCGGCAGAGCTTGAAGACCTGATCCGCCAGCTGCCAGATGTCGCGGACGTGGCTGTGGTTGGGATGCCAGTGGACAGCGCGGCAGGAGAGGCACCAAGGGCTTTCGTTGTGGTTCCGCCGGGCAGCCCACTAACCCTAAAGGCCATTCAGGACTTCGTGGAGAGCAAGGTTCCCGCACATAAGAAGTTGTCGGGAGGTCTTGAGTTCGTTGACGCTATTCCCCGATCCCCTGCCGGCAAGATCCTGAGACGAGAGCTGAAGGCCAGGGCTCTCGATAGGATGACGCAGTGA